In the Pontibacillus sp. HMF3514 genome, TCCGTTAACAAAGTTCCGTCTAAATCTAATGCAATTAAATGCTTTTCCATTAATTCATCACCTCGTATGACCTTAAGTTTATAACTTGTTTCATATCTATGTAAAGGATCATTATTCTTTCTTTTCCCAATTTGGAGTGTTAGCATATGGATATCAATATGCAATTTTGTGAAAAAGGAAGGGACCAGAAAGCATGATTGGAATAAAACGTGAAACAATAGCACACATACCTGCCCTTATTATTGAAGATTCAAAAAAAGAGGGACAGCCACTTCCGGTTATAACGTACATACATGGGATAACAAGTGCTAAGGAACAAAATTTACCACTAGCTTATTTATTAGCAGAAAAAGGGTATCGCGTCATTTTGCCCGATTGTTACTTACATGGAGAGCGAGCAGAGGGGCTTTCTAATCAAGAAGTTTCCTATAAGTTATGGGAAGTTGTTTTACAGAATCTAAAAGAACTTCCAATGCTCTATCAAGAACTTCAGGCACAAAATCTTATCTTAGAGGATAAGTTCGGATTGGCCGGTACAAGTATGGGTGGTATTACAACAAGCGCTGCCTTAACTCAGTTTGATTGGATTAAAGTCGCGGCAGTTCTAATGGGATCGCCTCAACCTGTGCGTTTTGCAGAAGAACAAGTAGCTATGCTAAAACAAATGGAAGTAGAAGTGCCATTATCGGAAGAAGAACAGCAACAACTTATTCGCTCGTTGGAAAAAATCGATCTCTCGAAACAAGTTGATAAGTTAGTAGGTCGTCCAATCTTTTTCTGGCACGGTGAAGAAGATCAAGTTGTGCCATTTGATCATTCATATAGTTTTTACAATGATGCGATTTCCCATTACAAAAACCCTGAAAATATTCGTTTTTTACGTGAAGTGGGACGAGATCATAAAGTTTCGCTATATGCGATTCATGAAACTGTGAATTGGTTTGATCTACATATGTAGGGTTTGGTGGCTATACACGTCACTACCCGGAGGCTTGCGCATTTGAGAGATTTTTCGTTATAATGGTGGTTAAGAATGTAACGAAGGGGGATAAACCAAAATTATGACTACTGAAGCAATGAAAGAAAATATGTTTGGTGCACTTGAGAATGTAATCGACCCCGAGCTTGGAATCGACATCGTCAATCTCGGTTTAGTATATGATGTAGAGCTAGACAATGAAGGACTAGCAAACGTAACGATGACACTTACAGCTATGGGGTGCCCGCTAGCTGCTACAATTGAACAAGATGTGAAACGTTGCTTAACAGATCTTCCAGAAGTCAGAGATGTAGACGTAAACATTGTATGGA is a window encoding:
- a CDS encoding prolyl oligopeptidase family serine peptidase, producing the protein MIGIKRETIAHIPALIIEDSKKEGQPLPVITYIHGITSAKEQNLPLAYLLAEKGYRVILPDCYLHGERAEGLSNQEVSYKLWEVVLQNLKELPMLYQELQAQNLILEDKFGLAGTSMGGITTSAALTQFDWIKVAAVLMGSPQPVRFAEEQVAMLKQMEVEVPLSEEEQQQLIRSLEKIDLSKQVDKLVGRPIFFWHGEEDQVVPFDHSYSFYNDAISHYKNPENIRFLREVGRDHKVSLYAIHETVNWFDLHM
- a CDS encoding metal-sulfur cluster assembly factor produces the protein MTTEAMKENMFGALENVIDPELGIDIVNLGLVYDVELDNEGLANVTMTLTAMGCPLAATIEQDVKRCLTDLPEVRDVDVNIVWNPPWTKDKMSRYAKIALGIPD